The Primulina huaijiensis isolate GDHJ02 chromosome 9, ASM1229523v2, whole genome shotgun sequence genomic interval TTGTCTTTTGTAATTTCCGTTTGGTGCGTTGAAGGAAGTATTCTTGCAAGAATGAACGAAGCCCAACTATTTGGGTCACTAagcatttcagatttttttaatGTGACTGGGATTCCTTGATTTGTTCTCCATTCTGCTCCATCTACACATAAATCCTTGAGCATCATAGTATAATCTATATTTCCAGCTATGTATTCACTATAGTCATCAGTTTCGAAGATTGGTAGATCGTAAACCATGTTTATGGTAGTTGAATCAAATGCTACCATCTTGCCTCGAACTAAAACTCGATGATTTTCGTGCTTCACCCGTAAATTTGCGTAAAACTCACTGACAATTGAAATCACGTCTGCTGGTGATTTGGCCAATTCGACCCATCCTCGTTTTACAATATCCTCCACTAAACAATAGTCAGGGCTGGACATGTCTATTCCTCTTTCTTGAATAATAGGTCGAGTTAGTGTGCTTTCATAAAGTCTTTGAGCTTCCGTATTCCAGAATTTGTGTTTATCATACCAATGAGATGAGGATACAACATTCCTCTTGGATTTCTTTTTTGGAGGCATAATTCTTAGTAAACAATTTCAAGGAATAACAACACTCAGATATAAAAAACTAAAAGATATAATATCGCATAATGACGGTTGTTATAGGGGAAAAGAGAAGGAAAGATGGAAGATAGAAAATTATTGTGAGAATGAGGGGGAAAAcgtttttttgtgtgttttttcaCGGGAAATTATGTGCACTGCTGTACATTTTTAGTGCGTTAGTGCGGGGCTGCTTCTGTAAAAATATGAGGATAGGGAGTGTGCATATGCGCAATTTGATGGTGCTGGTGCGCGAATGTGTTTGGACATTTGGGGAAAAGCGGCGCTGGTGCATAAAACCTATAAATCTCGCATATAAAGGTTTAAAGGAAATAGGTTTACCTCAGAAAATGTTACTGGAAGGAGACGCTGAACAAATCTGAAGTTTTGATAGGCGTTGCTGCGTACGGGAATCTTGAAGAAAGTGTTGAACGGGCGGTGGTCGGGCTTCCTGGAGGGGCTTTGCGCAGCTCTAGGGTTAGTAGGAAGATGGTGATGTAATGGCGGGGGAGAAGAGAAGAATGGATGGAAGTTGAGAAATTATTGTGAGAAAGCGGGGGAAAACGCTTTTTTGTGTAGTTTTCTTCGAGAGAGGATGTGCTGCTGCGCTCTTATAACGCGTTAGGGTGAGGCTAATTCTGTAAAAGTATGGGGGTAGGGAGCGTGCATATGCACAATTTGATTGGGCTGTTGCGCGGATGTTTCTGTATGTACTATTTAGAAACAAGAGGCGCTGAAACGTAAATATAATGTGCAGTGGCGTGTCGATCTCTGTATTTGGTGGCATTTTATGAAGTGCTACTGCACGAGAATAACACGTAACAGCGCGCGTCCTATGTTTTTTTTGGAGAAGATGCCCGCACTTGCACGCGTTTATCTTGCAGATGCGTAACAATTCCTGTCATTTTTGTCTACAGTGTGCGCATACGCGCCTTGATTGTGCTGTTGCGCATATGTTTCTGTGCGttgttttttttccaaaacaAAGGTGCTGGTTCGTGGACATATTGCGCAGTGGCGTACCAACCTCTGTATTTTGTGGAATTTTTTGAAGTGCTGTTGCACGACTTTAACGTGTAACAGCGCCCAGGCTTCTGTTTTTTCTTGGGGAAAATGCGCGCGTTTGCGAACGTTTATTCTGCAGGTGCGCGCAAGCTTCTCTCATTTTGTTTTCGACACTATGCGCAGATGCACGCTTATTCCAGGTCATGACGCAGTAGGTACTGGAAAATGACAttccgaaattttttttcccatataATGTTAACAAATGTAATGTCTTACAGGTTAGTCCATGTATGTATATACGTTTGTGTGCTTAAATCATTTGTACTTGTAAATTTAAAGCGTTTACTTGTGCGATGATCATTATAAAaggcttcatttgggtttttccccctcgttttttttatattaataaaacatGTACTCCGTTGCTCATTATCCAGTCCATGTTTTGTATTTGTAAGTATGGGTTTTTCCCTGGTCAAATTGTTTAGTAAAATGGATATcattaatttttcttaatttacttGGTTTAGAGTAATAATTTAACAATAGTTAGTTGTAAGTTGAGAATAAAAAACTGATATCGTATAAATATGTAGGAATGCTTTAGATATAATATATCAtaacatgaaattatttaatgaatattttatagcaattttttttaattatacgttatatttgattttatagtGTTAAGaatgtatttttatatagaTTTTTTATTGCCTAGGGGAAAAAGTTTTTCCCTTGCAGTATACTAAATTGAATAGATAAGATAcaaaaaagataattttttttaatattcgtCTATATCATCTTTGTTTTCAGACTAATAGTGCTATGTATAAATGCCACACAGAAGCTTATATATAAGAGTAAAGGTTAATAttagaaattaattaagaaacACAAGTTATTTTAGTAATTAAAGCATGGCTGAAAAAAACTAAGATGTAAGAGAAgatgtgtatatgtatattttaaaacgTATATATTAGAATAAATGTTAATATAAGAAATTACTTAAAAGACACAAATTATTTTAGTAATTAAAGCATGGTTGTAAAAAACTAAGATGTAAGACAAgatgtgtatatgtatattttaaaacgTAGTTGGAATTTCAAATGACAATTAGACAAAATGATAGCGTATGAACAACAAGCAAAATATAGCAACTATATTTACGAAAAGCAAAAGTACTAAAGTACATACTGGACTTTTGTATCAAAATCTGGCTTTCAGTCTTGTTTTACATGTTTTTTACTTTCATCTAATACCTCTCCACGTTCCAATCTTCTTTTACCTATTGCATTGGGTTGTTGTACTTTAAGATCTGTTTCAAAGTGTTCTTCCTGCATTGCAGAGCTGCTTTCCTGAGATTCAGCTGCAACCACATCACCTTGCATCAATCCTTGAACTTTCAAAGAAGATCCTTTGTCTTCATAACTCTGAGATGCTGATGACGAGTCAGATGCTGGCAGACATGCGATAACTGTGTTTCGAACAAAAGTTTTGCTTCTTGCTTTGCTCCACGATGTTCTTAGCTGGAAAAGGAACTGCAAATCTCTCGATTTCTGGTTGAATATATCAGGATCAAAAGGTGTTCCCTGCGATCGATAAGATAAGTAATATTCAGAAACTATATGAAGGcttttattaacaaaaaataGTTAGCAAGTAAACATACATGTTCTTCTGCCTCAATTATGTCTTCTCCTGACATACATAATAACATGCTTGCTTCTTTGTTTTCAACATAAGTAGACAAATTCCCAGTGCCATCAAATAGTTCTACTTGGAACCGTAACCTATATGTATATCATAGTTAAGGTACCATGTTCTAACGAGCGTAGAGTTTCAAAGCATATTTACTACTTACAACGGTTTTGGGCTTGGGAAAGCATGGTTGCAATAAAAACATGTGAACTCATATTTGTATGCAGCGCCGCAAGATTTAGAGCAACCTGGACAAGCTAGAAAATAGAC includes:
- the LOC140985202 gene encoding uncharacterized protein; translation: MRLSVNTFYGLSIGTVPNSTILFDPPIQRSELLKQWMQANKEYIETIVSQKLYDKANQEIDQPFSSQIRKISQILSLTDVVKSFWIKAKIRIKNSEGSVYFLACPGCSKSCGAAYKYEFTCFYCNHAFPSPKPLLRFQVELFDGTGNLSTYVENKEASMLLCMSGEDIIEAEEHGTPFDPDIFNQKSRDLQFLFQLRTSWSKARSKTFVRNTVIACLPASDSSSASQSYEDKGSSLKVQGLMQGDVVAAESQESSSAMQEEHFETDLKVQQPNAIGKRRLERGEVLDESKKHVKQD